One window of the Actinomycetota bacterium genome contains the following:
- a CDS encoding beta-lactamase family protein — MQEGQAMLEKFLAANSEVPGVLLHIDGPRGSWSGAAGVRDHETAEALEPDATFRIASVTKTYTAASVLRLCELGNMSLDDPIGTYLDEELRDLLGDDRCQGILVSHLLSHTSGLCDFVEDTNYVDLVMSDLQRQWTREEQVHLALTGCSDVGAPGETFHYSDTGYVLLGAAIENVMEADLAQSLRSLLHFDDLGLVSTYLESLEPTPPQAKPRACQYLDGRDTCDADPTFDLWGGGGLVATTQDLAGFFRALFEHRVYESINTLDRMIEPAAISDDGAQIGFGIAGRPVPGGILYGHGGYWGVYGGFLPNLDMAFAVAILERSGMDALAEELLPQIIASADG; from the coding sequence GTGCAAGAGGGCCAAGCGATGCTTGAGAAGTTTCTCGCCGCCAATTCGGAGGTGCCGGGTGTGCTCCTACACATCGATGGCCCGCGAGGCTCATGGTCCGGTGCAGCAGGCGTGCGGGATCACGAGACAGCGGAAGCCCTAGAGCCGGACGCCACTTTCCGGATCGCCTCGGTCACGAAGACCTACACCGCTGCGTCGGTACTGCGACTCTGCGAACTCGGAAACATGAGCCTCGACGATCCCATTGGTACCTACCTCGACGAAGAGCTGCGCGACCTCCTGGGTGACGACAGATGCCAGGGCATCCTCGTCTCTCACCTGCTTAGCCACACCAGTGGGCTGTGCGACTTCGTCGAAGACACGAACTACGTAGACCTCGTCATGTCCGATCTACAGCGCCAATGGACGCGGGAGGAGCAGGTGCATCTCGCGCTCACCGGCTGTTCTGACGTCGGAGCGCCCGGTGAGACGTTCCACTACTCGGACACTGGTTACGTGCTGCTCGGCGCTGCGATAGAGAACGTCATGGAGGCTGACCTCGCCCAAAGTCTCCGCTCACTGCTGCACTTCGATGACCTAGGCCTCGTATCCACGTACCTCGAGTCGCTCGAACCGACTCCGCCGCAAGCGAAGCCCCGGGCATGTCAGTACCTCGATGGGCGGGACACCTGTGACGCAGATCCCACGTTCGATCTCTGGGGCGGAGGAGGACTGGTAGCTACGACGCAGGATCTAGCTGGATTCTTCCGCGCCCTCTTCGAACACCGCGTCTACGAGTCCATTAACACTCTCGATCGTATGATCGAGCCCGCAGCCATCAGTGATGATGGCGCCCAGATCGGTTTTGGCATCGCGGGCCGACCGGTTCCCGGCGGCATCCTCTACGGCCACGGAGGCTACTGGGGGGTGTATGGCGGATTCCTGCCCAATCTCGACATGGCGTTTGCCGTGGCCATCCTCGAACGAAGCGGGATGGATGCACTTGCCGAAGAGTTGCTGCCCCAAATCATTGCCAGCGCCGACGGCTGA
- a CDS encoding 3-keto-5-aminohexanoate cleavage protein gives MAKSAIVTCAITGGVHTPTMSPYLPVTPEEIAEHAAGAVEAGAAIIHLHARDPKDGRPTPDPTVFGEFIPAIKERTGAIINITTGGGLGMTLDERLAASLKFSPEVASLNMGSINFGIFPVLDHIKEFKYSWEAQYLESSRDFVYKNTFTDIERVLRELGEVHGTRFELEVYDLGQLYNVAHFVERGLITPPFFIQFVFGILGGMGAEVDHLIHLRATAERLFGDSFEWSVLAAGRHQMPMVTTAACAGGNVRVGLEDSLYVSKGELARTNGEQVQKIVRILGELSIDVATVDEVRQRLALKGEDAVNF, from the coding sequence ATGGCGAAGTCAGCGATCGTCACCTGCGCCATCACCGGCGGCGTGCACACGCCAACGATGTCGCCGTACCTGCCGGTGACGCCTGAGGAGATCGCCGAGCATGCGGCAGGCGCCGTGGAAGCCGGGGCCGCCATCATTCACCTCCACGCTCGCGATCCGAAGGATGGGCGCCCCACCCCCGACCCGACCGTGTTCGGCGAGTTCATCCCCGCCATCAAGGAACGGACCGGAGCCATCATCAACATCACGACCGGTGGCGGGCTGGGTATGACGCTCGACGAGCGGCTCGCAGCGTCGTTGAAGTTCAGCCCGGAGGTGGCGTCGCTCAACATGGGGTCGATCAACTTTGGGATCTTTCCCGTGCTAGACCACATCAAGGAGTTCAAGTATTCCTGGGAAGCTCAGTACCTCGAGTCCAGCCGCGACTTCGTCTACAAGAACACCTTCACGGACATCGAACGGGTCCTGCGAGAGCTCGGTGAGGTGCACGGGACGCGGTTCGAGCTGGAGGTCTACGACCTCGGGCAGCTCTACAACGTCGCGCACTTCGTTGAGCGCGGGTTGATCACGCCTCCGTTCTTCATCCAGTTCGTGTTCGGCATCTTGGGAGGCATGGGGGCAGAGGTCGACCACCTGATCCACCTGCGCGCGACCGCCGAGCGTCTCTTCGGCGACTCGTTCGAATGGTCCGTCCTGGCTGCGGGCCGCCACCAGATGCCGATGGTGACGACCGCGGCCTGCGCAGGAGGCAACGTCCGGGTCGGGCTCGAGGACAGCCTCTACGTCTCGAAGGGCGAACTCGCCAGGACCAACGGCGAACAGGTGCAGAAGATCGTGCGCATCCTGGGTGAACTCTCGATCGACGTTGCGACCGTCGACGAGGTCCGCCAACGTCTCGCGCTCAAGGGTGAGGACGCCGTCAACTTCTAA
- a CDS encoding 3-hydroxyacyl-CoA dehydrogenase family protein, whose product MNVTILGAGLMGQALAALFSGHGLHVRATTSRRHHPDEIRRAIRERRDRDDGVEVEVMYDTSAAVTGADIVIDCLPEDLELKVAELGLAQETDSNAVVATNTSSFGVGEIASRLSNASQVLGLHFLNPPTLLPVVEVVATSQTSARALQRANELVIACSLEPVAINDTEGFVINRLQFALLREAQALAEAGVATPTAIDTIVRDGLARRWAGSGPFETAALGGVPLFDALASRLYPHLDRRSEPATSFAGSTVDVDVSAASRRRDAVLRLLADVPRPERRSKTLTNS is encoded by the coding sequence ATGAACGTCACGATCCTCGGCGCGGGACTCATGGGTCAGGCACTCGCGGCCCTCTTCAGCGGACACGGCCTGCACGTCCGAGCCACGACCTCACGCCGGCACCATCCGGATGAGATCCGTCGGGCCATCCGCGAACGCCGCGACCGCGACGACGGCGTCGAGGTCGAGGTGATGTACGACACGAGCGCGGCGGTCACTGGGGCGGACATCGTCATCGACTGCCTCCCCGAGGACCTCGAACTCAAGGTCGCGGAGCTCGGCCTGGCCCAGGAGACTGATTCGAACGCGGTCGTCGCGACGAACACGTCTTCCTTCGGGGTCGGCGAGATCGCCAGCAGACTCTCGAACGCCTCGCAGGTGCTCGGCCTGCATTTCCTCAACCCACCGACCCTGCTGCCGGTCGTGGAGGTGGTTGCCACATCCCAGACGAGCGCGCGTGCTCTGCAGCGAGCTAACGAACTGGTGATCGCCTGCAGCCTGGAACCTGTGGCGATCAACGACACGGAGGGTTTCGTGATCAACCGACTGCAGTTCGCGCTGCTGCGCGAGGCGCAGGCGTTGGCCGAGGCGGGCGTCGCCACGCCGACGGCGATCGACACCATCGTGCGCGACGGCCTTGCCCGACGCTGGGCAGGTTCAGGGCCGTTTGAGACCGCGGCACTCGGCGGGGTCCCTCTGTTCGACGCGCTTGCGAGTCGTCTGTATCCGCACCTCGACCGCCGTAGCGAACCAGCCACGTCGTTCGCCGGAAGCACCGTCGACGTGGACGTCAGCGCTGCCTCGCGCCGCCGAGACGCCGTGCTCCGACTCCTGGCGGATGTTCCCCGACCGGAACGCCGATCGAAGACCTTGACCAACTCGTGA
- a CDS encoding alpha/beta hydrolase, which produces MQLRGRDQVVKLRVGRGIGAAHYGDPNGTPVFLFHGFPGSRLEGMLADEPASEAGVHLIALDRPGFGLSDFAPRRTVSSWADDVAEVATILGIDRFGVIGVSGGGPFALACAARIPDRLLGVAFVCGGPPPEAPTTQESAFENNAKIFRLGRYVPIIPRMLNAYMARKTRRNPDDMR; this is translated from the coding sequence ATGCAGCTAAGGGGCCGTGACCAGGTCGTCAAGCTCAGGGTCGGCCGAGGGATCGGGGCGGCCCACTACGGCGACCCGAATGGGACCCCGGTCTTCCTCTTCCACGGCTTCCCCGGCAGCCGCCTCGAAGGGATGCTGGCCGACGAACCAGCGTCGGAAGCCGGCGTGCACCTGATCGCGTTGGACCGGCCCGGGTTCGGCCTGTCCGACTTCGCGCCGCGTCGCACGGTCAGCAGCTGGGCCGACGACGTCGCCGAGGTCGCGACGATCCTCGGCATCGACCGGTTCGGAGTCATCGGGGTCTCCGGCGGGGGCCCGTTCGCCCTCGCGTGCGCGGCACGGATCCCCGACCGCCTCCTGGGCGTTGCGTTCGTCTGCGGTGGCCCTCCGCCCGAGGCGCCCACGACCCAGGAGTCCGCGTTCGAAAACAACGCGAAGATCTTCCGGCTCGGCCGCTACGTCCCGATCATCCCGCGGATGCTCAACGCGTACATGGCCCGCAAGACCCGCCGCAACCCCGACGACATGCG